A genomic stretch from Melospiza georgiana isolate bMelGeo1 chromosome 27, bMelGeo1.pri, whole genome shotgun sequence includes:
- the STT3A gene encoding dolichyl-diphosphooligosaccharide--protein glycosyltransferase subunit STT3A — MTKLGFLRLSYEKQDTLLKLLILSMAAVLSFSTRLFSVLRFESVIHEFDPYFNYRTTRFLAEEGFYKFHNWFDDRAWYPLGRIIGGTIYPGLMITSAAIYHVLHFFHITIDIRNVCVFLAPLFSSFTTIVTYHLTKELKDAGAGLLAAAMIAVVPGYISRSVAGSYDNEGIAIFCMLLTYYMWIKAVKTGSIYWAAMCALAYFYMVSSWGGYVFLINLIPLHVLVLMLTGRFSHRIYVAYCTVYCLGTILSMQISFVGFQPVLSSEHMAALGVFGLCQIHAFVDYLRSKLNPQQFEILFRSVISLVGFVLLSVGAVLMLTGKISPWTGRFYSLLDPSYAKNNIPIIASVSEHQPTTWSSYYFDLQLLVFMFPVGLYYCFSNLSDARIFIIMYGVTSMYFSAVMVRLMLVLAPVMCILSGIGVSQVLSTYMKNLDISRPDKKSKKQQDSTYPIKNEVASGMILVMAFFLITYTFHSTWVTSEAYSSPSIVLSARGGDGSRIIFDDFREAYYWLRHNTPEDAKVMSWWDYGYQITAMANRTILVDNNTWNNTHISRVGQAMASTEEKAYEIMRELDVSYVLVIFGGLTGYSSDDINKFLWMVRIGGSTDTGRHIKEHDYYTPTGEFRVDREGSPVLLNCLMYKMCYYRFGQVYTEAKRPPGYDRVRNAEIGNKDFELDVLEEAYTTEHWLVRIYKVKDLDNRGLSRT; from the exons ATGACCAAGCTGGGGTTCCTCCGGCTCTCCTATGAGAAGCAGGACACGCTGCTCAAGCTCCTCATCCTGTCCATGGCAGCTGTCCTGT CTTTCTCCACGAGGCTTTTCTCCGTCCTGAGATTTGAAAGTGTCATCCATGAGTTTGACCC GTACTTCAACTACCGCACCACCCGCTTCCTGGCCGAGGAGGGCTTCTACAAATTCCACAACTGGTTTGATGACCGAGCGTGGTACCCCCTGGGCAGGATCATCGGGGGAACCATTTACCCAG GCCTGATGATCACATCAGCAGCGATTTACCACGTGCTGCACTTCTTCCACATCACCATCGACATCCGCAACGTCTGCGTGTTCCTGGCTCccctcttctcctccttcaCCACCATTGTGACTTACCACCTCACCAAAGAGCTCAAG gatgcaggggcaggactcCTTGCTGCTGCCATGATTGCTGTTGTGCCTGGATACATCTCTCGCTCTGTTGCTGGCTCCTATGATAATGAAG GTATTGCCATATTCTGCATGCTCTTGACCTACTACATGTGGATCAAAGCTGTCAAAACTGGCTCCATCTATTGGGCAGCCATGTGTGCCCTTGCCTATTTCTACATG GTCTCCTCGTGGGGTGGCTACGTGTTCCTCATCAACCTCATCCCCCTGCACGTGCTGGTGCTGATGCTCACCGGGCGCTTCTCCCACAGGATCTACGTGGCCTATTGCACAGTCTACTGCCTGGGGACCATCCTCTCCATGCAGATCTCCTTTGTTGGCTTCCAG CCTGTCCTCTCCTCAGAGCACATGGCTGCCCTTGGAGTCTTCGGCCTGTGCCAGATCCATGCCTTTGTGGACTACCTCCGGAGCAAGCTGAACCCTCAGCAGTTTGAGATCCTCTTCAGGAGTGTCATCTCCCTGGTCGGCTTCGTCCTCCTCTCTGTCGGGGCTGTGCTGATGCTCACAG GGAAAATCTCCCCATGGACGGGGCGTTTCTATTCCCTGCTGGACCCTTCCTATGCCAAGAACAACATCCCCATCATCGCCTCTGTCTCTGAGCACCAGCCCACCACTTGGTCCTCCTACTACTTCGACCTGCAGCTCCTTGTTTTCATGTTCCCAG TTGGTCTCTACTACTGCTTCAGCAACCTCTCAGATGCCCGTATCTTCATCATCATGTACGGGGTGACCAGCATGTACTTCTCAGCTGTCATG GTGCGTCTCATGCTGGTGCTGGCTCCGGTGATGTGCATCCTGTCTGGCATCGGGGTCTCTCAGGTGTTGTCCACCTACATGAAGAACCTGGATATCAGCCGGCCAGACAAGAAGAGCAAAAAGCAGCAGGACTCCACCTACCCCATTAAAAACGAG GTTGCCAGTGGCATGATCCTGGTCATGGCGTTTTTCCTGATCACCTACACCTTCCACTCCACCTGGGTGACCAGTGAGGCCTATTCCTCCCCCTCCATCGTCCTCTCTGCCCGTGGTGGTGATGGCAGCAGGATCATCTTCGATGACTTCCGAGAGGCGTATTACTGGCTGCGGCACAACACGCCGGAG GATGCCAAGGTGATGTCCTGGTGGGACTATGGGTACCAGATCACTGCCATGGCCAACCGGACCATCCTGGTGGACAACAACACCTGGAACAACACACACATCTCCCGTGTCGGCCAG GCCATGGCATCAACGGAGGAGAAAGCCTATGAGATCATGAGGGAGCTGGACGTCAGCTACGTGCTGGTGATCTTTGGTGGCCTCACCGGGTACTCATCGGACG ACATCAACAAGTTCCTGTGGATGGTGCGGATCGGGGGCAGCACGGACACGGGCAGGCACATCAAGGAGCACGACTATTACACCCCCACCGGGGAGTTCCGGGTGGACCGCGAGGGCTCCCCGGTGCTGCTCAACTGCCTCATGTACAAGATGTGCTACTACCGCTTCGGCCAGGTCTACACTGAGGCCA AGCGACCGCCAGGCTACGACCGGGTGAGGAACGCAGAAATCGGCAACAAGGACTTTGAGCTGGACGTGCTGGAGGAGGCGTACACCACAGAGCACTGGCTGGTCCGAATATACAAG GTGAAAGATTTGGACAACCGCGGGTTGTCGAGGACGTAG
- the CHEK1 gene encoding serine/threonine-protein kinase Chk1 isoform X2: protein MPEPEAQRFFQQLIAGVVYLHSIGITHRDLKPENLLLDERDNLKISDFGLATVFRHNGRERLLNKMCGTLPYVAPELLRRPEFRAEPVDVWACGVVLTAMLAGELPWDQPSDSCQEYSDWKEKKTYLPPWKKIDSAPLALLHKILTESPTARITIADIQKDRWYSRPLKKDVKRARLSSGGVSDSPGGFSKHIRSDTDFSPVKGALGEDKASYSTSQPEPGTGGMPWESGTGSIDQLVQGFSFSQPACPEHMLVNSQLLGTPGSSQSPWQRLVKRMTRFFTKLDADGSYRALKEVCEKMGYGWKMSCTNQVTISTTDRRNNKLIFKVNLVEMESKILVDFRLSKGDGLEFKRHFLKIKAKLSDIVSTQKVWLPGT, encoded by the exons ATGCCAGAGCCGGAGGCGCAGCGGTTCTTCCAGCAGTTGATTGCCGGCGTG GTGTACCTGCACAGCATCGGCATCACCCACCGGGACCTGAAGCCGGAGAACCTGCTGCTGGACGAGCGAG ACAACCTGAAGATCTCGGATTTCGGGCTGGCCACGGTGTTCCGGCACAACGGGCGCGAGCGGCTGCTGAACAAGATGTGCGGGACCCTGCCCTACGTGGCCCCCGAGCTGCTGCGGCGCCCCGAGTTCCGCGCCGAGCCCGTCGACGTCTGGGCCTGCGGCGTGGTGCTGACAGCCATGCTGGCCggag agctgccttggGACCAGCCCAGCGACAGCTGCCAGGAATACAGTGactggaaggagaagaaaacctACCTCCCACCTTGGAAGAAGATTGATTCCGCTCCCTTGG CGCTGCTGCACAAGATCCTCACGGAGAGCCCCACGGCCAGGATCACCATTGCTGACATCCAGAAGGACCGGTGGTACAGCAGGCCCCTCAAGAAGG ATGTCAAGCGGGCTCGGCTCTCCTCGGGGGGAGTCAGCGACTCCCCTGGAGGCTTCTCCAAGCACATCCGATCCGATACAGACTTCTCACCCGTGAAGGGAGCACTGGG TGAGGACAAGGCAAGCTATTCCACGTCTCAGCCGGAGCCCGGCACGGGCGGGATGCCCTGGGAGAGTGGCACGGGAAGCATCGACCAGCTGGTGCAGGGCTTCAGCTTCTCGCAGCCCGCCTGCCCCGAGCACATGCTGGTCAACAGCCAACTCCTGGGCACCCCAGGCTCCTCCCAG AGCCCGTGGCAGCGGCTGGTGAAGCGGATGACGCGGTTCTTCACCAAGCTGGACGCCGACGGCTCCTACCGTGCGCTGAAGGAGGTGTGTGAGAAGATGGGCTACGGCTGGAAGATGAGCTGCACCAACCAG GTCACCATCTCGACCACAGACAGGAGGAACAACAAACTCATCTTCAAGGTGAACCTGGTGGAGATGGAGAGCAAGATTTTGGTGGATTTTCGGCTCTCCAAG GGTGATGGCCTGGAGTTCAAGAGGCATTTCCTGAAGATCAAGGCCAAGCTCAGCGACATTGTCAGCACCCAGAAGGTCTGGCTGCCTGGCACCTGA
- the CHEK1 gene encoding serine/threonine-protein kinase Chk1 isoform X1, which yields MAVPFVEDWDLVQTLGEGAYGEVQLAVNRRTEEAVAVKIVDMKRAAECPENIKKEICINKMLSHENVVRFYGHRREGATQYLFLEYCRGGELFDRIEPDVGMPEPEAQRFFQQLIAGVVYLHSIGITHRDLKPENLLLDERDNLKISDFGLATVFRHNGRERLLNKMCGTLPYVAPELLRRPEFRAEPVDVWACGVVLTAMLAGELPWDQPSDSCQEYSDWKEKKTYLPPWKKIDSAPLALLHKILTESPTARITIADIQKDRWYSRPLKKDVKRARLSSGGVSDSPGGFSKHIRSDTDFSPVKGALGEDKASYSTSQPEPGTGGMPWESGTGSIDQLVQGFSFSQPACPEHMLVNSQLLGTPGSSQSPWQRLVKRMTRFFTKLDADGSYRALKEVCEKMGYGWKMSCTNQGDGLEFKRHFLKIKAKLSDIVSTQKVWLPGT from the exons aTGGCGGTGCCCTTCGTGGAGGACTGGGACCTGGTGCAGACGCTGGGCGAAGGCGCCTACGGGGA GGTGCAGCTGGCCGTGAACCGCCGCACCGAGGAGGCCGTGGCCGTGAAAATCGTGGACATGAAGCGCGCGGCCGAGTGCCCGGAGAACATCAAGAAGGAAATCTGCATCAACAAGATGCTGAGCCACGAGAACGTCGTCCGGTTCTACGGACACCGGCGGGAGGGCGCCACGCAGTACCTGTTCCTGGAGTACTGCCGCGGCGGGGAGCTCTTCGACCGCATCG AGCCAGATGTCGGGATGCCAGAGCCGGAGGCGCAGCGGTTCTTCCAGCAGTTGATTGCCGGCGTG GTGTACCTGCACAGCATCGGCATCACCCACCGGGACCTGAAGCCGGAGAACCTGCTGCTGGACGAGCGAG ACAACCTGAAGATCTCGGATTTCGGGCTGGCCACGGTGTTCCGGCACAACGGGCGCGAGCGGCTGCTGAACAAGATGTGCGGGACCCTGCCCTACGTGGCCCCCGAGCTGCTGCGGCGCCCCGAGTTCCGCGCCGAGCCCGTCGACGTCTGGGCCTGCGGCGTGGTGCTGACAGCCATGCTGGCCggag agctgccttggGACCAGCCCAGCGACAGCTGCCAGGAATACAGTGactggaaggagaagaaaacctACCTCCCACCTTGGAAGAAGATTGATTCCGCTCCCTTGG CGCTGCTGCACAAGATCCTCACGGAGAGCCCCACGGCCAGGATCACCATTGCTGACATCCAGAAGGACCGGTGGTACAGCAGGCCCCTCAAGAAGG ATGTCAAGCGGGCTCGGCTCTCCTCGGGGGGAGTCAGCGACTCCCCTGGAGGCTTCTCCAAGCACATCCGATCCGATACAGACTTCTCACCCGTGAAGGGAGCACTGGG TGAGGACAAGGCAAGCTATTCCACGTCTCAGCCGGAGCCCGGCACGGGCGGGATGCCCTGGGAGAGTGGCACGGGAAGCATCGACCAGCTGGTGCAGGGCTTCAGCTTCTCGCAGCCCGCCTGCCCCGAGCACATGCTGGTCAACAGCCAACTCCTGGGCACCCCAGGCTCCTCCCAG AGCCCGTGGCAGCGGCTGGTGAAGCGGATGACGCGGTTCTTCACCAAGCTGGACGCCGACGGCTCCTACCGTGCGCTGAAGGAGGTGTGTGAGAAGATGGGCTACGGCTGGAAGATGAGCTGCACCAACCAG GGTGATGGCCTGGAGTTCAAGAGGCATTTCCTGAAGATCAAGGCCAAGCTCAGCGACATTGTCAGCACCCAGAAGGTCTGGCTGCCTGGCACCTGA